A region of Culicoides brevitarsis isolate CSIRO-B50_1 chromosome 1, AGI_CSIRO_Cbre_v1, whole genome shotgun sequence DNA encodes the following proteins:
- the LOC134836868 gene encoding serine/threonine-protein kinase pakD isoform X1 produces MQVYREFAMSNAINVPQRDCDERHDRHLTSFSTFRVGSAEFNSPTPEPRSLLPQTPEPVEFEQLIEKLDVIPSNDIQLELVPCPICTRKFVPESLTKHVGICEKMAMKKRKVFDSSRQRIEGTELASYRPPPLPGMQSRHNSIDNSQMSMSKVTPPKTTPLPRKFERTPSLDRNTMRQESITTSSATSKMSSNAKRVPVQAQSEMCPYCERTFGFKAYDRHVEWCKEKALLKQMSSNNKETVSAAKERLQARIKYKAPSLKTKRQQTREKYSGGSLSCSGSTNSLNDLGIPMFKQKDFGKSDKKNSFSMANSMTSSMTSESGLSDRNYDPFMSAKRQLEELFSPTTGTSTSTSKNNNTTTTTTPTTNTSNKTTSKNNCSNSLMTSSMKVTPIVKPSTPTSSIPSRSSFRRTSSLRLSKKVSKPLFSQNTRSNIQRGLSPDDGPVSPHFVRANEYDEIPIKSAYNALHANKPMGTPSKSSTPIRATPPKTPSFDDTPILRRNNSADLRKNLKLELTNPNAPDFSVSKTDSLAVFLKYEKDLKDSSTCLTEKDLKDKSNSCLSKRSSLINESKENIVENVERLPEIVNKTPPSAPATPNNNRISPLLKLEPITKNQLITNNNNNNNNKPFNNNNDLICDALGLKVTKLSDSDNSSSGSSSSASAKSSSKRDDTPEKFIPNRGSGRNVLRRQVKLSKDSILYDFSPDSDPYSEECDQKISQLEAERDNNPHFKRNLSNNADSADLESIFDDFDFEEFISSFEDDENYPIFKDYKNILLSRTISDSKNIAARSEMDTDFGSQGRQTPRNSSSNTAMHVGEKELKVPAGLKVNLDELSPTEKDLLKSVSELNDMCSQSTYPVDSDDLSSIDGFPLRKQAGSKMSADSAYGSSLSRQSPPERTTNRRNKARAVGLTDMLRMPDIQQNKTPMQRHQLRPRENNLSMSSSGSESSLPPINSNLKTQKMELHPHSEKQSNLINSSASECKLSKFCHECGSRFKVSSAKFCMDCGVKRIAIE; encoded by the exons aATTTAATTCACCAACACCCGAGCCACGCAGCCTTCTTCCACAAACGCCAGAACCTGTTGAATTCGAACAACTTATCGAAAAACTCGACGTAATTCCATCGAACGACATCCAACTAGAACTCGTGCCGTGTCCCATTTGCACGCGAAAATTCGTGCCGGAATCTCTCACGAAGCACGTTGGCATTTGCGAAAAGATGGCCATGAAGAAGCGCAAAGTCTTCGATTCGTCACGACAACGCATCGAGGGAACAGAATTAGCGAGTTACCGACCGCCTCCATTGCCGGGCATGCAGTCGCGGCACAACAGCATCGACAATAGCCAAATGTCGATGAGCAAGGTGACGCCACCGAAGACG ACACCACTTCCACGAAAATTCGAGAGAACTCCCAGTCTTGACAGGAATACGATGCGACAAGAGAGCATAACAACGTCTTCAGCCACATCAAAGATGTCATCAAATGCAAAACGCGTGCCCGTGCAAGCCCAAAGTGAAATGTGTCCCTATTGCGAACGAACGTTCGGCTTCAAAGCGTACGACAGACACGTTGAGTGGTGCAAGGAAAAGGCACTCCTGAAACAAATGAGTAGTAATAACAAAGAAACAGTTTCCGCAGCGAAAGAACGTCTTCAGGCAAGAATTAAATACAAAGCACCTTCcttaaa aacaaaacgACAACAAACCCGCGAAAAATATTCCGGAGGAAGTCTCAGTTGTAGCGGATCCACAAACAGCTTAAATGACCTCGGAATTCCGATGTTCAAACAGAAGGACTTtggaaaaagtgataaaaagaaTAGTTTTTCAATGGCCAACTCGATGACGTCGTCCATGACCAgtgaaag tgGACTTTCCGACCGCAACTACGACCCGTTCATGTCAGCGAAGCGACAACTGGAGGAGCTTTTTTCGCCGACGACGGGAACATCGACCAGCAcatcgaaaaataacaatactacaacaacaacgacgccCACGACAAACACATCGAATAAAACGACTTCGAAGAATAATTGCAGTAATAGTCTCATGACGAGCAGCATGAAAGTGACGCCGATCGTAAAGCCATCGACACCGACGTCTTCTATCCCGAGTCGTTCGAGTTTCCGTCGAACGTCGTCGCTGCGGCTCTCTAAGAAGGTCTCCAAGCCACTTTTCTCCCAAAATACTCGATCGAATATCCAGCGCGGCTTGTCTCCGGATGACGGGCCTGTGTCTCCGCATTTCGTGCGAGCCAACGAATACGATGAAATTCCTATTAAATCGGCTTATAATGCATTGCATGCCAATAAACCGATGGGTACGCCCAGTAAGTCATCGACTCCGATAAGGGCGACACCGCCAAAAACTCCGTCATTCGATGACACGCCGATTTTGAGACGTAACAACTCTGCCGACTTGCGTAAAAACCTGAAATTGGAGCTGACGAATCCGAATGCGCCGGATTTTTCGGTGTCGAAAACCGATTCGCTCGCTGTCTTTTTGAAATATGAGAAAGATTTGAAAGACAGCAGCACGTGTTTGACGGAGAAGGATTTGAAGGACAAGAGTAACAGTTGTTTGAGCAAGCGATCGTCCCTGATAAACGAATCCAAAGAGAATATTGTCGAAAATGTGGAACGTCTTCCGGAAATAGTCAACAAGACGCCTCCATCGGCTCCGGCGACACCGAATAACAATCGCATCTCGCCTCTTCTAAAGTTGGAGCCCATCACGAAAAATCAGCTCATcacaaataacaacaataacaacaacaacaaaccatttaacaacaacaacgacttgATCTGCGACGCACTCGGACTAAAAGTCACCAAACTCTCCGACTCGGACAACAGTTCCAGCGGCAGTTCGAGCTCCGCATCGGCAAAAAGCTCCTCAAAGCGCGACGATACACCCGAAAAATTCATTCCTAATCGCGGTTCCGGTCGAAATGTGCTTCGGCGACAGGTGAAATTGAGTAAAGACAGCATCCTTTACGACTTTTCGCCCGACTCCGACCCATATTCCGAGGAGTGTGACCAGAAAATTTCGCAACTCGAAGCGGAACGCGACAATAATCCGCATTTCAAGCGCAACTTGAGCAACAATGCCGACTCGGCGGACTTGGAATCCATTTTTGACGACTTTGACTTTGAGGAATTCATTTCGTCGTTCGAGGACGACGAGAATTACCCGATTTTCAAAgactacaaaaatattttgctgagTCGCACGATAAGTGATAGTAAGAATATTGCTGCCAGATCGGAAATGGACACGGATTTTGGGAGTCAGGGCAGGCAGACGCCGCGCAATAGCTCGTCAAATACCGCAATGCATGTGGGCGAGAAGGAATTAAAGGTGCCAGCTGGCTTGAAAGTCAATTTGGATGAGTTGTCGCCGACGGAGAAGGATTTGCTGAAGAGTGTGAGTGAGCTGAATGACATGTGCAGTCAAAGTACGTATCCAGTGGATTCGGATGACCTTTCCAGCATCGATGGGTTTCCGTTGCGGAAACAAGCGGGCAGTAAAATGAGTGCAGATTCGGCGTATGGAAg CAGCTTGTCGCGTCAATCGCCGCCAGAACGTACCACAAACCGACGAAACAAGGCACGCGCCGTGGGTCTCACCGATATGCTTCGCATGCCCGACATCCAACAGAACAAAACGCCGATGCAACGTCACCAACTTCGTCCGCGCGAAAATAATCTCAGCATGAGTAGCAGTGGTTCCGAGTCGTCATTGCCGCCGATCAATTCCAACTTGAAAACGCAAAAGATGGAATTGCATCCGCACAGCGAAAAACAGTCAAATCTTATCAACAGTAGCGCTAGTGAATGTAAACTTTCGAAATTTTGTCACGAATGTGGCTCGAGATTCAAAGTCTCATCTGCCAAATTTTGCATGGATTGCGGCGTCAAGAGAATtgcaattgaataa
- the LOC134836868 gene encoding serine/threonine-protein kinase pakD isoform X3, translating into MDTTMEETEAEMQHEYMTQAEIDAEFNSPTPEPRSLLPQTPEPVEFEQLIEKLDVIPSNDIQLELVPCPICTRKFVPESLTKHVGICEKMAMKKRKVFDSSRQRIEGTELASYRPPPLPGMQSRHNSIDNSQMSMSKVTPPKTTPLPRKFERTPSLDRNTMRQESITTSSATSKMSSNAKRVPVQAQSEMCPYCERTFGFKAYDRHVEWCKEKALLKQMSSNNKETVSAAKERLQARIKYKAPSLKTKRQQTREKYSGGSLSCSGSTNSLNDLGIPMFKQKDFGKSDKKNSFSMANSMTSSMTSESGLSDRNYDPFMSAKRQLEELFSPTTGTSTSTSKNNNTTTTTTPTTNTSNKTTSKNNCSNSLMTSSMKVTPIVKPSTPTSSIPSRSSFRRTSSLRLSKKVSKPLFSQNTRSNIQRGLSPDDGPVSPHFVRANEYDEIPIKSAYNALHANKPMGTPSKSSTPIRATPPKTPSFDDTPILRRNNSADLRKNLKLELTNPNAPDFSVSKTDSLAVFLKYEKDLKDSSTCLTEKDLKDKSNSCLSKRSSLINESKENIVENVERLPEIVNKTPPSAPATPNNNRISPLLKLEPITKNQLITNNNNNNNNKPFNNNNDLICDALGLKVTKLSDSDNSSSGSSSSASAKSSSKRDDTPEKFIPNRGSGRNVLRRQVKLSKDSILYDFSPDSDPYSEECDQKISQLEAERDNNPHFKRNLSNNADSADLESIFDDFDFEEFISSFEDDENYPIFKDYKNILLSRTISDSKNIAARSEMDTDFGSQGRQTPRNSSSNTAMHVGEKELKVPAGLKVNLDELSPTEKDLLKSVSELNDMCSQSTYPVDSDDLSSIDGFPLRKQAGSKMSADSAYGSSLSRQSPPERTTNRRNKARAVGLTDMLRMPDIQQNKTPMQRHQLRPRENNLSMSSSGSESSLPPINSNLKTQKMELHPHSEKQSNLINSSASECKLSKFCHECGSRFKVSSAKFCMDCGVKRIAIE; encoded by the exons aATTTAATTCACCAACACCCGAGCCACGCAGCCTTCTTCCACAAACGCCAGAACCTGTTGAATTCGAACAACTTATCGAAAAACTCGACGTAATTCCATCGAACGACATCCAACTAGAACTCGTGCCGTGTCCCATTTGCACGCGAAAATTCGTGCCGGAATCTCTCACGAAGCACGTTGGCATTTGCGAAAAGATGGCCATGAAGAAGCGCAAAGTCTTCGATTCGTCACGACAACGCATCGAGGGAACAGAATTAGCGAGTTACCGACCGCCTCCATTGCCGGGCATGCAGTCGCGGCACAACAGCATCGACAATAGCCAAATGTCGATGAGCAAGGTGACGCCACCGAAGACG ACACCACTTCCACGAAAATTCGAGAGAACTCCCAGTCTTGACAGGAATACGATGCGACAAGAGAGCATAACAACGTCTTCAGCCACATCAAAGATGTCATCAAATGCAAAACGCGTGCCCGTGCAAGCCCAAAGTGAAATGTGTCCCTATTGCGAACGAACGTTCGGCTTCAAAGCGTACGACAGACACGTTGAGTGGTGCAAGGAAAAGGCACTCCTGAAACAAATGAGTAGTAATAACAAAGAAACAGTTTCCGCAGCGAAAGAACGTCTTCAGGCAAGAATTAAATACAAAGCACCTTCcttaaa aacaaaacgACAACAAACCCGCGAAAAATATTCCGGAGGAAGTCTCAGTTGTAGCGGATCCACAAACAGCTTAAATGACCTCGGAATTCCGATGTTCAAACAGAAGGACTTtggaaaaagtgataaaaagaaTAGTTTTTCAATGGCCAACTCGATGACGTCGTCCATGACCAgtgaaag tgGACTTTCCGACCGCAACTACGACCCGTTCATGTCAGCGAAGCGACAACTGGAGGAGCTTTTTTCGCCGACGACGGGAACATCGACCAGCAcatcgaaaaataacaatactacaacaacaacgacgccCACGACAAACACATCGAATAAAACGACTTCGAAGAATAATTGCAGTAATAGTCTCATGACGAGCAGCATGAAAGTGACGCCGATCGTAAAGCCATCGACACCGACGTCTTCTATCCCGAGTCGTTCGAGTTTCCGTCGAACGTCGTCGCTGCGGCTCTCTAAGAAGGTCTCCAAGCCACTTTTCTCCCAAAATACTCGATCGAATATCCAGCGCGGCTTGTCTCCGGATGACGGGCCTGTGTCTCCGCATTTCGTGCGAGCCAACGAATACGATGAAATTCCTATTAAATCGGCTTATAATGCATTGCATGCCAATAAACCGATGGGTACGCCCAGTAAGTCATCGACTCCGATAAGGGCGACACCGCCAAAAACTCCGTCATTCGATGACACGCCGATTTTGAGACGTAACAACTCTGCCGACTTGCGTAAAAACCTGAAATTGGAGCTGACGAATCCGAATGCGCCGGATTTTTCGGTGTCGAAAACCGATTCGCTCGCTGTCTTTTTGAAATATGAGAAAGATTTGAAAGACAGCAGCACGTGTTTGACGGAGAAGGATTTGAAGGACAAGAGTAACAGTTGTTTGAGCAAGCGATCGTCCCTGATAAACGAATCCAAAGAGAATATTGTCGAAAATGTGGAACGTCTTCCGGAAATAGTCAACAAGACGCCTCCATCGGCTCCGGCGACACCGAATAACAATCGCATCTCGCCTCTTCTAAAGTTGGAGCCCATCACGAAAAATCAGCTCATcacaaataacaacaataacaacaacaacaaaccatttaacaacaacaacgacttgATCTGCGACGCACTCGGACTAAAAGTCACCAAACTCTCCGACTCGGACAACAGTTCCAGCGGCAGTTCGAGCTCCGCATCGGCAAAAAGCTCCTCAAAGCGCGACGATACACCCGAAAAATTCATTCCTAATCGCGGTTCCGGTCGAAATGTGCTTCGGCGACAGGTGAAATTGAGTAAAGACAGCATCCTTTACGACTTTTCGCCCGACTCCGACCCATATTCCGAGGAGTGTGACCAGAAAATTTCGCAACTCGAAGCGGAACGCGACAATAATCCGCATTTCAAGCGCAACTTGAGCAACAATGCCGACTCGGCGGACTTGGAATCCATTTTTGACGACTTTGACTTTGAGGAATTCATTTCGTCGTTCGAGGACGACGAGAATTACCCGATTTTCAAAgactacaaaaatattttgctgagTCGCACGATAAGTGATAGTAAGAATATTGCTGCCAGATCGGAAATGGACACGGATTTTGGGAGTCAGGGCAGGCAGACGCCGCGCAATAGCTCGTCAAATACCGCAATGCATGTGGGCGAGAAGGAATTAAAGGTGCCAGCTGGCTTGAAAGTCAATTTGGATGAGTTGTCGCCGACGGAGAAGGATTTGCTGAAGAGTGTGAGTGAGCTGAATGACATGTGCAGTCAAAGTACGTATCCAGTGGATTCGGATGACCTTTCCAGCATCGATGGGTTTCCGTTGCGGAAACAAGCGGGCAGTAAAATGAGTGCAGATTCGGCGTATGGAAg CAGCTTGTCGCGTCAATCGCCGCCAGAACGTACCACAAACCGACGAAACAAGGCACGCGCCGTGGGTCTCACCGATATGCTTCGCATGCCCGACATCCAACAGAACAAAACGCCGATGCAACGTCACCAACTTCGTCCGCGCGAAAATAATCTCAGCATGAGTAGCAGTGGTTCCGAGTCGTCATTGCCGCCGATCAATTCCAACTTGAAAACGCAAAAGATGGAATTGCATCCGCACAGCGAAAAACAGTCAAATCTTATCAACAGTAGCGCTAGTGAATGTAAACTTTCGAAATTTTGTCACGAATGTGGCTCGAGATTCAAAGTCTCATCTGCCAAATTTTGCATGGATTGCGGCGTCAAGAGAATtgcaattgaataa
- the LOC134836868 gene encoding dual specificity protein kinase splB isoform X2 yields MQVYREFAMSNAINVPQRDCDERHDRHLTSFSTFRVGSAEFNSPTPEPRSLLPQTPEPVEFEQLIEKLDVIPSNDIQLELVPCPICTRKFVPESLTKHVGICEKMAMKKRKVFDSSRQRIEGTELASYRPPPLPGMQSRHNSIDNSQMSMSKVTPPKTTPLPRKFERTPSLDRNTMRQESITTSSATSKMSSNAKRVPVQAQSEMCPYCERTFGFKAYDRHVEWCKEKALLKQMSSNNKETVSAAKERLQARIKYKAPSLKTKRQQTREKYSGGSLSCSGSTNSLNDLGIPMFKQKDFGKSDKKNSFSMANSMTSSMTSESGLSDRNYDPFMSAKRQLEELFSPTTGTSTSTSKNNNTTTTTTPTTNTSNKTTSKNNCSNSLMTSSMKVTPIVKPSTPTSSIPSRSSFRRTSSLRLSKKVSKPLFSQNTRSNIQRGLSPDDGPVSPHFVRANEYDEIPIKSAYNALHANKPMGTPSKSSTPIRATPPKTPSFDDTPILRRNNSADLRKNLKLELTNPNAPDFSVSKTDSLAVFLKYEKDLKDSSTCLTEKDLKDKSNSCLSKRSSLINESKENIVENVERLPEIVNKTPPSAPATPNNNRISPLLKLEPITKNQLITNNNNNNNNKPFNNNNDLICDALGLKVTKLSDSDNSSSGSSSSASAKSSSKRDDTPEKFIPNRGSGRNVLRRQVKLSKDSILYDFSPDSDPYSEECDQKISQLEAERDNNPHFKRNLSNNADSADLESIFDDFDFEEFISSFEDDENYPIFKDYKNILLSRTISDSKNIAARSEMDTDFGSQGRQTPRNSSSNTAMHVGEKELKVPAGLKVNLDELSPTEKDLLKSVSELNDMCSQSTYPVDSDDLSSIDGFPLRKQAGSKMSADSAYGSLSRQSPPERTTNRRNKARAVGLTDMLRMPDIQQNKTPMQRHQLRPRENNLSMSSSGSESSLPPINSNLKTQKMELHPHSEKQSNLINSSASECKLSKFCHECGSRFKVSSAKFCMDCGVKRIAIE; encoded by the exons aATTTAATTCACCAACACCCGAGCCACGCAGCCTTCTTCCACAAACGCCAGAACCTGTTGAATTCGAACAACTTATCGAAAAACTCGACGTAATTCCATCGAACGACATCCAACTAGAACTCGTGCCGTGTCCCATTTGCACGCGAAAATTCGTGCCGGAATCTCTCACGAAGCACGTTGGCATTTGCGAAAAGATGGCCATGAAGAAGCGCAAAGTCTTCGATTCGTCACGACAACGCATCGAGGGAACAGAATTAGCGAGTTACCGACCGCCTCCATTGCCGGGCATGCAGTCGCGGCACAACAGCATCGACAATAGCCAAATGTCGATGAGCAAGGTGACGCCACCGAAGACG ACACCACTTCCACGAAAATTCGAGAGAACTCCCAGTCTTGACAGGAATACGATGCGACAAGAGAGCATAACAACGTCTTCAGCCACATCAAAGATGTCATCAAATGCAAAACGCGTGCCCGTGCAAGCCCAAAGTGAAATGTGTCCCTATTGCGAACGAACGTTCGGCTTCAAAGCGTACGACAGACACGTTGAGTGGTGCAAGGAAAAGGCACTCCTGAAACAAATGAGTAGTAATAACAAAGAAACAGTTTCCGCAGCGAAAGAACGTCTTCAGGCAAGAATTAAATACAAAGCACCTTCcttaaa aacaaaacgACAACAAACCCGCGAAAAATATTCCGGAGGAAGTCTCAGTTGTAGCGGATCCACAAACAGCTTAAATGACCTCGGAATTCCGATGTTCAAACAGAAGGACTTtggaaaaagtgataaaaagaaTAGTTTTTCAATGGCCAACTCGATGACGTCGTCCATGACCAgtgaaag tgGACTTTCCGACCGCAACTACGACCCGTTCATGTCAGCGAAGCGACAACTGGAGGAGCTTTTTTCGCCGACGACGGGAACATCGACCAGCAcatcgaaaaataacaatactacaacaacaacgacgccCACGACAAACACATCGAATAAAACGACTTCGAAGAATAATTGCAGTAATAGTCTCATGACGAGCAGCATGAAAGTGACGCCGATCGTAAAGCCATCGACACCGACGTCTTCTATCCCGAGTCGTTCGAGTTTCCGTCGAACGTCGTCGCTGCGGCTCTCTAAGAAGGTCTCCAAGCCACTTTTCTCCCAAAATACTCGATCGAATATCCAGCGCGGCTTGTCTCCGGATGACGGGCCTGTGTCTCCGCATTTCGTGCGAGCCAACGAATACGATGAAATTCCTATTAAATCGGCTTATAATGCATTGCATGCCAATAAACCGATGGGTACGCCCAGTAAGTCATCGACTCCGATAAGGGCGACACCGCCAAAAACTCCGTCATTCGATGACACGCCGATTTTGAGACGTAACAACTCTGCCGACTTGCGTAAAAACCTGAAATTGGAGCTGACGAATCCGAATGCGCCGGATTTTTCGGTGTCGAAAACCGATTCGCTCGCTGTCTTTTTGAAATATGAGAAAGATTTGAAAGACAGCAGCACGTGTTTGACGGAGAAGGATTTGAAGGACAAGAGTAACAGTTGTTTGAGCAAGCGATCGTCCCTGATAAACGAATCCAAAGAGAATATTGTCGAAAATGTGGAACGTCTTCCGGAAATAGTCAACAAGACGCCTCCATCGGCTCCGGCGACACCGAATAACAATCGCATCTCGCCTCTTCTAAAGTTGGAGCCCATCACGAAAAATCAGCTCATcacaaataacaacaataacaacaacaacaaaccatttaacaacaacaacgacttgATCTGCGACGCACTCGGACTAAAAGTCACCAAACTCTCCGACTCGGACAACAGTTCCAGCGGCAGTTCGAGCTCCGCATCGGCAAAAAGCTCCTCAAAGCGCGACGATACACCCGAAAAATTCATTCCTAATCGCGGTTCCGGTCGAAATGTGCTTCGGCGACAGGTGAAATTGAGTAAAGACAGCATCCTTTACGACTTTTCGCCCGACTCCGACCCATATTCCGAGGAGTGTGACCAGAAAATTTCGCAACTCGAAGCGGAACGCGACAATAATCCGCATTTCAAGCGCAACTTGAGCAACAATGCCGACTCGGCGGACTTGGAATCCATTTTTGACGACTTTGACTTTGAGGAATTCATTTCGTCGTTCGAGGACGACGAGAATTACCCGATTTTCAAAgactacaaaaatattttgctgagTCGCACGATAAGTGATAGTAAGAATATTGCTGCCAGATCGGAAATGGACACGGATTTTGGGAGTCAGGGCAGGCAGACGCCGCGCAATAGCTCGTCAAATACCGCAATGCATGTGGGCGAGAAGGAATTAAAGGTGCCAGCTGGCTTGAAAGTCAATTTGGATGAGTTGTCGCCGACGGAGAAGGATTTGCTGAAGAGTGTGAGTGAGCTGAATGACATGTGCAGTCAAAGTACGTATCCAGTGGATTCGGATGACCTTTCCAGCATCGATGGGTTTCCGTTGCGGAAACAAGCGGGCAGTAAAATGAGTGCAGATTCGGCGTATGGAAg CTTGTCGCGTCAATCGCCGCCAGAACGTACCACAAACCGACGAAACAAGGCACGCGCCGTGGGTCTCACCGATATGCTTCGCATGCCCGACATCCAACAGAACAAAACGCCGATGCAACGTCACCAACTTCGTCCGCGCGAAAATAATCTCAGCATGAGTAGCAGTGGTTCCGAGTCGTCATTGCCGCCGATCAATTCCAACTTGAAAACGCAAAAGATGGAATTGCATCCGCACAGCGAAAAACAGTCAAATCTTATCAACAGTAGCGCTAGTGAATGTAAACTTTCGAAATTTTGTCACGAATGTGGCTCGAGATTCAAAGTCTCATCTGCCAAATTTTGCATGGATTGCGGCGTCAAGAGAATtgcaattgaataa